The Synechocystis sp. PCC 7509 genome includes a window with the following:
- a CDS encoding sulfurtransferase TusA family protein — translation MSNISTPDAKLDLRGTPCPINFVRTKLRLEQMPPGALLEVWLDPGEPIEQVPDSLTMAGYSIEHIAPVASYYCLLVRCPLSTA, via the coding sequence ATGAGTAATATATCTACTCCTGATGCCAAGCTAGATTTACGCGGTACACCTTGTCCGATCAATTTTGTGCGGACTAAACTTCGTTTAGAGCAGATGCCGCCAGGGGCATTATTAGAAGTATGGCTAGACCCCGGAGAACCGATCGAGCAAGTCCCTGATAGCCTAACTATGGCGGGTTACAGTATCGAACATATAGCACCCGTTGCCAGCTATTATTGTTTGTTAGTTCGTTGTCCTCTGTCTACAGCATGA